In Bacillus sp. SB49, a single window of DNA contains:
- the murD gene encoding UDP-N-acetylmuramoyl-L-alanine--D-glutamate ligase codes for MKTLKQFSYTHVLVLGLAKSGTAAARLLLDSGVQVRVNDLKADPESTEVRALIEAGAEVITGGHPLSVLDGVDYLIKNPGIPYENPIVSEAVERGMPVVTEVELAGLLHEGPLVAVTGSNGKTTTTTLIHEMIKADEQKVALAGNIGHVSCEVARSTEADETMVTELSSFQLLGTEEFRPDIAVWLNLYEAHLDYHHTLHNYHEAKARITRNQTEADTLVYNADDERIQAFLSQTKAKLVPFSLKEKGKGAWVDDTHLYFEEEAVIELSEIVLVGEQNLQNILAAVACVKVNGIRNQAIIEVLRTFAGVPHRLQFVTKKENRLFYNDSKATNILATSYALKSFQQPVILLAGGLDRGNSFDSLLPYLGGVKAMIVFGETAELLMKTAEDAGIESVGKVDTMEEAVHEAYRQSEAEDVILLSPACASWDQYRTFEERGDMFIEAVHKL; via the coding sequence ATGAAGACGTTGAAGCAATTTTCCTATACGCATGTATTAGTTTTAGGTTTAGCAAAGAGTGGAACAGCTGCGGCCCGCTTGTTGTTGGACAGCGGTGTGCAGGTACGGGTTAACGATTTGAAGGCAGATCCGGAGAGTACGGAAGTCCGTGCATTAATTGAAGCAGGAGCAGAAGTGATTACTGGAGGGCATCCGCTGTCCGTTCTGGATGGTGTTGATTACCTGATCAAGAATCCGGGAATCCCTTATGAAAATCCGATTGTTTCAGAAGCGGTGGAGAGAGGGATGCCGGTTGTAACAGAAGTGGAGCTCGCCGGATTGCTGCACGAAGGACCGCTCGTAGCAGTCACAGGATCCAACGGGAAGACGACGACTACGACGCTGATTCATGAAATGATTAAAGCAGACGAGCAGAAGGTCGCCCTAGCCGGCAACATCGGACACGTATCCTGTGAAGTAGCGCGTTCCACAGAAGCCGATGAAACGATGGTGACCGAACTTTCTTCTTTCCAGCTGCTTGGAACAGAAGAATTCCGTCCGGATATCGCTGTCTGGCTTAATTTGTATGAAGCGCATCTCGATTACCACCATACGCTTCACAATTATCATGAAGCGAAAGCGAGGATCACCAGGAATCAGACGGAAGCGGATACCCTCGTTTACAATGCCGATGATGAAAGGATTCAGGCCTTCCTTTCACAGACGAAAGCGAAGCTCGTGCCGTTTTCACTGAAAGAAAAAGGGAAGGGAGCCTGGGTGGATGACACGCATCTGTACTTTGAAGAAGAAGCGGTCATAGAGCTTTCGGAAATCGTGCTTGTCGGGGAGCAGAACCTGCAGAATATATTAGCCGCTGTCGCCTGCGTGAAGGTTAACGGTATTCGGAACCAGGCCATCATCGAAGTTCTCCGTACATTCGCAGGCGTCCCGCATCGGTTGCAGTTCGTCACAAAGAAAGAGAACCGATTGTTTTATAATGATTCGAAGGCGACCAATATCCTTGCGACTTCCTATGCGTTGAAGTCCTTCCAACAACCAGTCATCCTTCTCGCCGGAGGGCTGGACCGCGGGAACAGCTTCGACTCACTTCTGCCTTACCTCGGGGGAGTGAAGGCGATGATCGTGTTCGGCGAGACGGCAGAGCTGCTCATGAAGACGGCTGAAGATGCCGGGATTGAATCGGTTGGGAAGGTAGATACGATGGAAGAAGCCGTCCATGAAGCTTACCGGCAGTCCGAAGCAGAAGATGTAATTTTGCTGTCTCCAGCATGTGCCAGCTGGGATCAGTACCGCACATTCGAAGAAAGAGGCGACATGTTTATAGAAGCGGTGCATAAGCTCTAA